From a region of the Impatiens glandulifera chromosome 4, dImpGla2.1, whole genome shotgun sequence genome:
- the LOC124935718 gene encoding uncharacterized protein LOC124935718, with translation MMHLGIRSRGLLSSTVARFRYMSIAASLPTIKHFITTNPPPHLKNSLPGDLVRSDFIGFCRTSRFAAGFTPLQHKPLDSIIDIERSKNKSPEELAAIWDDFHLGRGHIGTTMKANLYHLMEQRASTCRYFVIPLWRGSGYTTMFCQVQMPRILFTGLEDYKARGTQASPYFTVCYHKEFAESKDMVLVRGDVVFTSKLTDSEAKWLLETAQSFYLNDSRFKLVERFNRETSEFEFKDVLRALEMPTL, from the exons ATGATGCATTTGGGTATACGTTCAAGGGGATTATTATCCTCGACAGTAGCGAGATTTCGCTACATGTCAATCGCTGCTTCTCTTCCAACAATTAAGCATTTCATCACTACAAATCCTCCTCCCCATCTAAAGAATTCTCTTCCCGGTGATCTTGTGAGATCGGATTTCATTGGTTTTTGTAGAACCTCGAGGTTTGCTGCTGGATTTACTCCATTACAACATAAGCCATTGGATTCTATCATTGACATTGAAAGGTCAAAGAACAAATCACCCGAGGAGCTAGCTGCTATCTGGGatgat TTTCACTTGGGAAGAGGACATATCGGGACTACAATGAAAGCTAACTTGTATCATTTAATGGAGCAAAGAGCATCAACTTG TCGATATTTTGTGATTCCTTTATGGAGAGGAAGCGGTTACACCACAATGTTCTGTCAAG TTCAAATGCCACGCATACTTTTCACTGGTTTAGAAGATTACAAGGCGAGAGGAACTCAAGCTTCTCCCTACTTCACTGTTTGTTATCACAAAGAATTTGCAGAAAGCAAAGATATGGTTCTGGTTCGAGGAGATGTAGTTTTCACGAGCAAACTCACTGACTCGGAAGCGAAATGGCTTTTAGAGACTGCACAATCATTTTACCTAAATGATTCTAGGTTCAAGCTGGTAGAACGATTCAACAGGGAGACTAGTGAATTTGAATTCAAGGACGTTTTACGAGCCCTTGAAATGCCTACTTTGTAG
- the LOC124935738 gene encoding uncharacterized protein LOC124935738 → MKEIDKKRVPIGNQKKHSGRPERRERKQLEHDTTHKVLGSKETESNDCYANLDSNTVTSVSSSINDSSEVDENLIIHYVDDVNRLEQDIQDTKTSSVIKELNSKMHENVHDEEIDPETPRDSVSSQGDSQVAEDEKIERVSRLPSKLEKKKDTNDAHLFQASRTKSDRGMNKLQTKSSRDVPKKAQKISKASPNGNIKTVPISNMANIKSVKVHPRSSLESSESVNDKLLDDVRDVDILDDENEDNCDDEEKAAMMKRIEEMEMRIEKLEEELREVAALEISMYSVQSDHGSSGNKVHTPARRLSRVYIQVYKNPSLEKKRATIARSIISGLVLVVKSCGNDVPRLTFWLSNIILLREIISQFIETETETFIASLEKVESRIFSQLVDSVWWQIFTPIMQSPVGSNDQKQKQGGSYYSINLWKNAFEDALRRLCPLRAGGHECGCLPVLARIVMEQCVARLDVAMFNAILRESAHQIPTDPISDPIVDSKVLPIPAGDLSFGSGAQLKTAVGNWSIFLNELFGIDDDVSSSNWGQFQLLNDLSNLLMLPKDLLTDSSIREEVCPSISLPVVKRILCNFIPDELCPDIVPGAILEAINAECTVQRLSGSHLAITFPYAAASVVYTAPSLTKQVVVEASSSIETNGYTSQEEEDGELEERNCNGCYEKAARYELLREVWSV, encoded by the exons ATGAAGGAGATTGACAAGAAGAGAGTTCCGATCGGCAATCAGAAGAAGCATTCTGGTAGACCTGAAAGGAGAGAACGGAAGCAGTTAGAACATGATACAACACACAAAGTCTTGGGAAGTAAAGAAACTGAATCTAATGATTGCTATGCAAACTTGGATTCCAATACTGTAACAAGTGTTTCAAGCAGTATCAATGATTCTTCTGAAGTTGATGAGAATTTGATTATACATTATGTGGATGATGTCAACAGACTGGAGCAGGACATTCAAGATACAAAAACTAGTTCAGTAATCAAAGAGCTTAATAGCAAAATGCATGAAAATGTGcatgatgaagaaattgatcCTGAGACGCCACGAGATTCAGTTTCATCTCAGGGTGATTCACAAGTTGCTGAAGATGAGAAAATAGAAAGGGTTTCTAGACTTCCCAGTAAACTTGAGAAGAAAAAGGATACTAATGATGCACATCTTTTTCAAGCTTCAAGAACAAAGTCTGACAGAGGAATGAATAAGTTGCAAACAAAGTCATCGCGAGACGTCCCTAAGAAGGCTCAGAAAATCAGTAAAGCCTCTCCTAATGGAAATATAAAAACTGTTCCCATTAGTAACATGGCTAACATCAAAAGCGTAAAAGTTCATCCTCGATCATCTTTAGAATCCTCTGAAAGTGTTAACGACAAGCTTCTTGATGATGTAAGGGATGTGGATATTTTGGATGATGAAAACGAGGACAATTGTGATGATGAAGAGAAAGCAGCTATGATGAAGAGGATTGAAGAAATGGAGATGAGAATTGAGAAACTTGAAGAGGAGCTAAGAGAAGTTGCTGCACTTGAGATATCTATGTATTCTGTACAGTCTGATCATGGAAGTTCAGGGAATAAGGTTCACACACCTGCTCGGCGCCTTTCTAGAGTTTACATACAAGTTTACAAAAACCCGTCATTAGAGAAGAAGAGGGCTACAATTGCAAGAAGTATTATTTCAGGCCTAGTTTTGGTTGTGAAGTCCTGTGGGAAtgatgttccaaggttaacaTTCTGGTTATCAAACATAATTTTGCTTAGAGAAATTATCTCTCAGTTTATTGAGACTGAGACTGAGACTTTCATAGCTTCTTTAGAGAAAGTTGAGTCACGGATTTTCTCCCAGTTAGTCGATTCCGTATGGTGGCAG ATATTTACTCCCATCATGCAATCTCCAGTTGGAAGTAATGATCAGAAGCAAAAACAAGGAGGAAGTTATTATTCGATTAACCTGTGGAAGAATGCATTTGAAGATGCTCTCAGAAGACTATGTCCACTCCGAGCAGGCGGACATGAATGTGGTTGCCTGCCAGTGTTAGCAAGAATA gtCATGGAACAATGTGTTGCCAGACTAGATGTGGCCATGTTCAATGCTATTTTGCGTGAGTCAGCCCACCAGATCCCAACTGATCCTATCTCAGATCCGATAGTTGATTCTAAAGTTTTACCAATTCCAGCAGGAGATTTGAGTTTTGGATCTGGTGCACAGCTTAAAACTGCG GTAGGTAACTGGTCAATATTTCTTAATGAACTCTTCGGCATTGATGATGATGTTTCTTCGAGCAACTGGGGACAGTTTCAACTTTTGAATGATTTAAGTAATCTCTTGATGCTACCAAAGGACTTACTTACCGATAGTTCAATCAGGGAAGAG GTTTGTCCATCCATTAGTCTTCCAGTGGTGAAACGAATACTATGCAACTTTATTCCAGATGAATTATGTCCGGATATTGTCCCTGGTGCAATATTAGAAGCTATAAATGCTGAG TGTACTGTGCAAAGATTATCGGGGAGCCACCTTGCGATTACCTTTCCCTACGCTGCAGCTTCGGTTGTCTACACCGCCCCTTCACTGACAAAGCAAGTTGTAGTGGAGGCATCATCATCTATAGAAACAAATGGATACACAAgtcaggaagaagaagatggagaaCTGGAAGAGAGAAATTGTAATGGATGCTATGAGAAAGCAGCAAGGTATGAGCTCCTTCGAGAAGTGTGGTCAGTATGA